The window TGCGACGGTGTGAAGATGAGACGGCTCCGCCGTGCATCGAGCGTGAGCATCGTCCTGGCGTAGTACTTCCGGGCCGTACTCATTCCGCTGATCGTCTTGTCCATCACGTGCAGGGTGTCGTGCACGGTGACGAACAACTGCATCTTCCGGTGCGCCGGCCGCAGTGCGGTCAGCGGGAACGGATAATGCGGAACCCACAGGCCCCTCGGCCGCGCGGAGCGCACGGTCTGATCCCAAACCCGTTGCTCTGCCATGGAATACATCGGTGCCGTGGCCTGCTCGACAAGCACAGTAGTCGTGTCGCGAAGGGCCGGCGCGGTCTGCCGGCCGACCAGCACGCCGAGCGAGAGCCGACGCTCGGCGAACGTCTGCTCCAGCTCCGGAAGTAGCAGCCCGATGTAGGTCCCGATTCCGCTCTGCCGAATATGTCGGGCGTCGAAGAGCAGGTCCATCGGCTAGGTCAGGCGCCCTTCCAGATCGGGAAGGAAATCCGGGTTGCCCCACATCCGTTTGAGTGTCTCGTCCAGCTCGTGCTGCGGGCTCCATCCGAAGGTGTCGCGTATCCGGGTGATGTCGGCACCGAGGAACGGACGGTCGACCGCACGCATGCGTCGCTCGTCCTGCCGCACTTCGAAGTTCAGACCGAGGACCGAACGCATCCGGTCGACGATCTCGTCGACCGAATACTGCTGTCCGCTACCGAGATTGACAACCTCGCAATGACCCGGCTCTGGGGCGGTGCCCAACGCGGCAGCGGCGAACCCGCTCGCGGCGTCCAGCACGTCGATGTAGTCGCGCTTGGGCCACGTGTTGCCGAGATAGATCGCCTCCGGGTTGTCCCGCAGCTGGACGACGATGGCAGGTAGAAGATGCGGGTTCGTCTCGCCAGGACCGATGACGTTGAACAAGCGGACGATGACGCCGGAGAGATTCCTGCTCTCGGCGAGTGCCCGCAGGTAGACCTCACCCTGCTGCTTCGTGTAGCCATAGATGTCGACCGGCTCCACCACAGATTCGAGTTCACGATGGGCGGCTTCGTCCGGTCGGTATACGGCACCACTGCTGGCGAACACAAAGCGGGTTCCCGGCGCGCAGGCGGCCAAGAGGTTCACCGTGCCTGTGACGTTGGTGGCCACGGCGTTGGCCGGGTCGCTGTCGCACTCGGGGATGTAGTGGATCGCCGCGAGGTGGACGAT is drawn from Mycolicibacterium gilvum and contains these coding sequences:
- a CDS encoding NAD-dependent epimerase/dehydratase family protein; translation: MRVMITGGAGFVGKQLVRSLKDRAEVLVADLLRYGTPDWLEGEPDGFAFRRVDIRDAAATRALIDDFAPEVIVHLAAIHYIPECDSDPANAVATNVTGTVNLLAACAPGTRFVFASSGAVYRPDEAAHRELESVVEPVDIYGYTKQQGEVYLRALAESRNLSGVIVRLFNVIGPGETNPHLLPAIVVQLRDNPEAIYLGNTWPKRDYIDVLDAASGFAAAALGTAPEPGHCEVVNLGSGQQYSVDEIVDRMRSVLGLNFEVRQDERRMRAVDRPFLGADITRIRDTFGWSPQHELDETLKRMWGNPDFLPDLEGRLT